The following coding sequences are from one Enterococcus sp. 4G2_DIV0659 window:
- the gatA gene encoding Asp-tRNA(Asn)/Glu-tRNA(Gln) amidotransferase subunit GatA → MEKLYDKSLTELHDLLVSKEITATDLTQATLNRINETEKDVDSFITISDEKALELAKAIDLKGITESNPLAGIPIGIKDNIVTKDILTTAASKMLHNFNPIYDATVMDKVYQADMIPVGKLNMDEFAMGGSTETSYFKKTKNAWDHSKVPGGSSGGSAAAVAAGQIPVSLGTDTGGSIRQPASFNGIVGMKPTYGRVSRFGLIAFSSSLDQIGPLTRNVKDNALALNAISGYDANDGTSAGVSVPDFTAGLTGDIKGMKVALPKEYLGEGVDAGVREAVLKAAETFKALGATVEEVSLPHSKYGVAVYYIIASSEASSNLQRFDGIRYGHRSENVKNLEDVYVNSRSEGFGLEVKRRIMLGTFSLSAGHYEAHFKKAGQVRTLIKQDFDNVFEKYDIIIGPASPTVAFGLGENINDPITMYMNDLLTIPVNLAGLPGMSIPAGFSEGLPVGLQIIGKAFDESTMYKAAHAFEQATDFHTKKPVILGGND, encoded by the coding sequence ATGGAAAAATTATACGATAAATCATTAACCGAGTTGCATGATTTACTTGTCTCAAAAGAAATCACTGCAACGGACTTAACACAAGCAACACTGAACCGCATTAATGAAACTGAAAAAGATGTGGATTCGTTTATTACAATTAGCGATGAAAAAGCGCTAGAATTAGCGAAAGCAATCGATCTTAAAGGGATTACTGAGTCAAATCCATTAGCTGGTATTCCAATTGGGATCAAGGATAACATCGTTACAAAAGATATTTTAACAACAGCGGCGTCTAAAATGCTGCACAATTTCAATCCGATTTATGATGCAACAGTAATGGATAAAGTCTATCAAGCAGATATGATTCCTGTTGGGAAATTGAACATGGATGAGTTTGCGATGGGTGGAAGTACAGAAACGTCATATTTCAAAAAAACTAAAAACGCTTGGGATCATTCAAAAGTTCCTGGTGGTTCTTCTGGTGGTTCAGCCGCAGCCGTTGCAGCAGGACAAATCCCAGTTTCATTAGGAACAGATACTGGTGGAAGCATTCGCCAACCTGCTTCATTTAATGGGATTGTCGGAATGAAACCAACGTATGGTCGTGTCTCTCGTTTTGGTTTGATTGCATTTTCTTCTAGTTTGGATCAAATCGGACCCTTGACACGTAATGTAAAAGACAACGCTTTAGCACTAAACGCAATTAGTGGTTATGATGCCAATGATGGAACATCAGCGGGTGTTTCTGTGCCAGACTTTACTGCTGGTTTAACAGGTGACATCAAAGGTATGAAAGTCGCTTTACCGAAAGAATATCTTGGTGAAGGAGTAGATGCTGGTGTTCGTGAAGCAGTATTAAAAGCCGCAGAAACATTCAAAGCACTAGGCGCAACGGTGGAAGAAGTTAGCTTACCCCACTCTAAATATGGTGTAGCCGTTTATTATATCATCGCTTCATCTGAGGCAAGTTCAAACTTACAACGTTTTGACGGCATTCGTTACGGTCATCGTTCTGAAAACGTAAAAAATCTTGAGGATGTGTATGTGAATTCGCGTTCTGAAGGATTTGGTTTGGAAGTAAAACGCCGTATTATGCTTGGAACATTCTCATTAAGTGCTGGACACTATGAGGCACATTTTAAAAAAGCTGGACAAGTTAGAACGTTGATCAAACAAGACTTTGACAATGTTTTTGAAAAATATGATATCATCATTGGCCCAGCGTCACCAACAGTAGCGTTTGGCTTAGGTGAAAATATCAATGATCCAATTACAATGTATATGAACGATTTATTAACGATTCCAGTGAACTTAGCTGGCTTACCTGGTATGTCAATTCCAGCTGGATTCTCAGAAGGATTACCAGTTGGACTGCAAATTATCGGAAAAGCCTTTGATGAAAGTACAATGTATAAAGCGGCTCATGCGTTTGAACAAGCGACAGATTTCCATACGAAAAAACCTGTGATCTTAGGGGGGAATGACTAA
- the gatC gene encoding Asp-tRNA(Asn)/Glu-tRNA(Gln) amidotransferase subunit GatC yields MAISEEKAKHVAKLSKLSFSDEELKDFTEQLGKIIDMVELLEEVDTEGVPFTSNVAESINVMREDVATPGMDRNELMKNVPESENGYIKVPAIIDNGEAGA; encoded by the coding sequence ATGGCAATCAGTGAAGAAAAAGCAAAACATGTAGCAAAATTGTCTAAACTGTCATTTTCCGATGAGGAATTGAAAGATTTTACGGAACAATTAGGCAAAATCATCGATATGGTAGAATTATTAGAAGAAGTAGATACAGAAGGTGTTCCATTTACCTCTAATGTTGCAGAATCAATTAATGTAATGAGAGAAGACGTAGCAACACCTGGTATGGATCGTAATGAATTAATGAAAAACGTACCTGAATCAGAAAATGGCTACATTAAAGTGCCAGCGATTATCGACAACGGGGAGGCTGGTGCATAA